In the Pseudoalteromonas undina genome, one interval contains:
- the aceF gene encoding pyruvate dehydrogenase complex dihydrolipoyllysine-residue acetyltransferase translates to MSIEIKVPDIGGDEVEVTEILVSVGDKVEVDQSLLSVEGDKAAMEVPAEQAGTVKEIKVNVGDTVTTGTLVFIFEGEAQDSAADSKEAEKTEEAAPAAPSASSTKEVTVPDIGDDEVEVTEIMVAVGDSVEEEQSILNVEGDKAAMEVPAPFAGTVKEIKVNTGDKVKTGSLVFVFEVSGGDNQSAPAADSKAQEKPAEQTSASSTKEVSVPDIGDDEVEVTEVMVAVGDSVEEEQSILNVEGDKAAMEVPAPFAGTVKEIKVATGDKVKTGSLIFVFEVAGSAPAAAPAEKSAPAPKTESKPAAQTESKPAASSAKASSESFENNSAYAHASPVVRRLAREFGINLANVKGTGRKNRVVKEDVQNYVKQLVKQVESGQVPAAKGNAGGGELGLIPWPKVDFAKFGEIEEKKLSRIQKLSGKNLHRNWVQIPHVTQFDEADITSLEQFRKEQNALNEKKKLGVKITPLVFVMKAAAKALAEFPTFNSSLSEDGESLILKKYINIGVAVDTPNGLVVPVFKDVDKKGIIELSRELMEVSAKARDGKLSSSDMQGGCFTISSLGGIGGTAFTPIVNAPEVAILGVSKSEMKPKWNGKEFEPKLMVPLSMSYDHRVIDGALAARFTVTLASYMSDIRQLVM, encoded by the coding sequence ATGAGTATTGAAATTAAAGTACCTGATATCGGTGGCGATGAAGTAGAAGTAACCGAAATACTAGTGAGCGTTGGCGATAAAGTTGAAGTTGACCAATCACTATTAAGTGTTGAAGGTGATAAAGCTGCGATGGAAGTACCTGCTGAACAAGCCGGTACGGTAAAAGAAATTAAAGTAAATGTGGGTGACACTGTTACCACAGGCACTTTAGTGTTCATCTTTGAAGGTGAAGCGCAAGACTCTGCTGCTGACTCTAAAGAAGCTGAAAAAACCGAGGAAGCAGCACCTGCTGCGCCATCGGCTTCATCAACCAAAGAAGTTACTGTGCCAGATATTGGTGATGACGAAGTTGAAGTAACTGAAATTATGGTTGCAGTTGGTGATAGCGTAGAAGAAGAGCAGTCTATCTTAAACGTTGAAGGCGACAAAGCGGCAATGGAAGTACCAGCACCCTTTGCCGGTACAGTAAAAGAAATTAAAGTAAATACTGGTGACAAAGTGAAAACGGGTTCATTAGTATTTGTTTTTGAAGTGTCAGGTGGTGATAACCAAAGTGCTCCTGCAGCTGATTCAAAAGCACAAGAGAAGCCTGCTGAACAAACATCGGCATCAAGCACTAAAGAAGTTAGCGTGCCTGATATTGGTGATGACGAAGTTGAAGTAACAGAAGTGATGGTTGCGGTTGGCGATAGCGTAGAAGAAGAGCAATCTATCTTAAACGTTGAAGGCGACAAAGCAGCTATGGAAGTACCGGCGCCGTTTGCAGGTACTGTTAAAGAGATTAAAGTAGCGACTGGCGATAAAGTTAAAACTGGCTCATTGATTTTTGTATTTGAAGTGGCGGGTAGTGCACCAGCTGCAGCACCTGCAGAAAAATCAGCACCAGCGCCTAAAACAGAATCTAAGCCGGCAGCTCAGACTGAGTCAAAACCAGCAGCATCATCTGCTAAAGCAAGCTCTGAAAGCTTTGAAAACAATAGCGCTTATGCACATGCATCGCCAGTGGTTCGCCGTTTAGCACGTGAGTTTGGTATTAACCTTGCCAACGTTAAAGGCACGGGTCGTAAAAACCGTGTTGTTAAAGAAGACGTGCAAAACTATGTTAAGCAACTGGTTAAGCAAGTTGAGTCTGGTCAAGTACCAGCAGCTAAAGGCAATGCTGGTGGCGGTGAGCTTGGTTTAATTCCATGGCCAAAAGTTGATTTTGCTAAGTTTGGTGAAATTGAAGAGAAAAAACTCTCTCGTATTCAAAAGCTGTCAGGTAAAAACTTACACCGTAACTGGGTACAAATCCCACATGTTACCCAGTTTGATGAAGCGGATATCACGAGCCTTGAGCAGTTCCGTAAAGAGCAAAATGCCCTTAACGAGAAGAAAAAGCTGGGTGTTAAAATTACGCCATTAGTATTTGTAATGAAAGCAGCTGCTAAAGCGCTTGCTGAGTTCCCTACATTTAACTCATCGCTTTCAGAGGATGGCGAAAGCTTAATCCTTAAAAAGTACATTAATATTGGTGTAGCGGTTGATACGCCAAATGGCTTAGTTGTACCAGTGTTTAAAGATGTTGATAAAAAAGGCATTATTGAACTATCTCGTGAACTAATGGAAGTATCTGCTAAAGCGCGTGATGGCAAGTTAAGTTCATCAGATATGCAAGGTGGTTGTTTTACTATTTCAAGCCTAGGTGGCATTGGCGGTACGGCATTTACGCCGATTGTGAATGCGCCTGAGGTGGCAATTTTAGGTGTGTCAAAATCTGAAATGAAGCCTAAGTGGAATGGTAAAGAGTTTGAGCCTAAGCTAATGGTTCCACTTTCAATGTCTTACGACCATAGAGTGATTGACGGTGCACTTGCTGCACGCTTTACTGTTACTCTTGCAAGTTACATGAGTGATATACGCCAGTTAGTGATGTGA
- the lpdA gene encoding dihydrolipoyl dehydrogenase — protein MSNELKTQVVVLGGGPGGYSAAFRAADLGLEVTLVESRETLGGVCLNVGCIPSKALLHVAKVIDDAAEMSSHGVTFGAPKIDLDEVRSWKDSVVGQLTGGLDGMAKMRKVKVVSGYGKFTGSNTLDVEGADGKTTITFDNAIIAAGSKPVNLPFIPEDDRVIDSTGALELKDVPEKLLVLGGGIIGLEMGTVYRALGSAIDVVEFADQLVPAADKDIIKIYQKHVKDKFNVMLSTKVTGVEAKDDGLYVTFEGKNAPAEPVRYDKVLVAVGRTPNGNMLDADKAGVNIDERGFINVDKQLRTNVEHIFAIGDLVGQPMLAHKAVHEGHVAAEVISGQKHYFDPKCIPSIAYTDPEIAWAGVTEKEAKEQGLSIETAVFPWAASGRAIASSRTEGSTKLIFDKESGRIIGGAMIGINAGEMLGEIGLGIEMGADGEDLALTIHAHPTLNESIGLAAEIFEGSITDLPNKKAVKKKK, from the coding sequence ATGAGCAACGAATTAAAAACTCAAGTTGTTGTACTAGGCGGTGGTCCTGGTGGTTACTCTGCAGCTTTTCGCGCTGCTGACTTGGGCTTAGAAGTTACATTAGTAGAATCTCGCGAGACATTAGGCGGTGTATGTCTTAATGTTGGTTGTATTCCTTCTAAAGCACTTTTACACGTAGCTAAAGTGATTGATGATGCTGCAGAAATGTCATCTCACGGCGTTACTTTTGGCGCACCAAAAATTGACTTAGATGAAGTTCGTTCTTGGAAAGACTCTGTTGTTGGCCAGCTTACAGGTGGCTTAGACGGCATGGCTAAAATGCGTAAAGTAAAAGTTGTATCTGGTTACGGTAAATTTACTGGTAGCAACACTTTAGATGTTGAAGGCGCTGACGGTAAAACAACCATTACCTTTGATAACGCAATTATTGCTGCGGGTTCTAAACCTGTAAACTTACCTTTCATCCCTGAGGATGATCGCGTTATTGATTCAACGGGCGCGCTAGAGCTTAAAGATGTTCCTGAAAAGCTACTTGTTTTAGGTGGTGGTATTATCGGTCTTGAAATGGGTACGGTTTACCGTGCACTAGGTTCTGCAATTGATGTTGTAGAATTTGCAGACCAACTTGTTCCTGCTGCTGATAAAGACATCATTAAAATTTACCAAAAGCATGTTAAAGACAAGTTTAATGTAATGCTTTCAACTAAAGTAACTGGCGTTGAAGCAAAAGACGACGGTTTATATGTTACGTTTGAAGGCAAAAATGCACCGGCAGAGCCAGTACGTTACGATAAAGTACTTGTTGCTGTAGGTCGTACACCAAATGGTAACATGTTAGACGCTGATAAAGCGGGTGTGAATATTGATGAGCGTGGTTTTATTAACGTTGATAAGCAATTACGTACTAACGTAGAACATATTTTTGCGATTGGTGACTTAGTGGGTCAGCCTATGCTTGCGCATAAAGCGGTTCATGAAGGCCATGTTGCAGCAGAAGTTATCTCTGGTCAAAAACATTACTTTGATCCTAAGTGTATTCCTTCAATTGCTTACACTGACCCTGAAATTGCATGGGCGGGTGTAACTGAAAAAGAAGCGAAAGAGCAAGGTTTAAGCATTGAAACAGCTGTATTCCCTTGGGCTGCATCGGGTCGTGCTATTGCTTCTTCACGTACTGAAGGTTCTACTAAGCTTATTTTTGATAAAGAAAGCGGCCGTATTATCGGTGGTGCTATGATTGGTATTAACGCAGGCGAAATGCTGGGCGAAATCGGTCTAGGTATTGAAATGGGTGCAGATGGTGAAGACCTAGCGCTAACAATTCATGCTCACCCAACATTGAACGAATCAATCGGCCTTGCTGCTGAAATTTTTGAAGGTTCAATCACTGATTTACCAAACAAAAAAGCAGTTAAAAAGAAGAAGTAA